The window GGACAAATCGCGTCGATCGTTGCATTAATGAATGCCTTGAGATCTACGGTGCGAATTTCTAGCTGAACTTTTCCGCGCATTAGTCCGGAGATGTCTAGAATATCTTCGATGAGTTGCGCTTGGGCTTGGGCATTTCTCGCGATCGTTCCTAACGCCCGTTGGGTCATATCAGCATCAAGTTGGCGATCGAGCAGTAGCCGCGACCAACCTAGAATCGAGTTAAGAGGTGTCCGTAGTTCGTGAGAAACGACCATAAGAAATTCGTCTTTCAGCCGATTTGCTTCTTCTGCTTGTTGGCGAGCGGCTTCGGCGCGGACAATTTCTGTATTTTTAGCGACCAGTTGAGCTGCCTGATGTTGAACTTCTAGATTCTTTTTAAACAAATCAATGAATACAGAGACTTTAGAAGTCAAAATGACCGGGTTAATCGGCTTGTATAAATAATCCACAGCACCCAGGGTATAACCTTGTGATTGTAGGTCATCGCCGTCCGCAAACGCCGTTAAAAAGATAATTGGGGTGTGTTGATATCGATCGCGCTGACGAATTAATCTTGCCGTTTCAAAACCATCAATTCCTGGCATTTGGACATCAAGCAAGATCACAGCCACCTCATGATGAAGTAAGTACTTCAAGGCGGCTGCACCTGATTGAACTTTGACGAGGTTCTGTCCTAAGCTCTGCAACACAGTCTCTAGGGCAAGCAGGTTTTCGGCGCGATCGTCCACGAGCAGGACGTTGACTTGCGGTTCGATTTTCATTGAGGAAGCAGGAAATAGCTGTACATTTTGCGGCTGATGATTCATCCTTAGTTAGAAATTGACCTATCGGTGAAGCCAAACTCGAAGCGTAGACATCAGTTGATTAGTTTCCACCGGCTTTGTGATGTAATCTGAGGCTCCAGCTTCCATACATTTTTCGCGATCGCCCCGCATTGCTTTTGCGGTTAGCGCAATGATCGGTAACCTTGAAAACTGACTGAGTTGCCGGATTGCCCGTGTCGTTTCGTAGCCATCCATTTCGGGCATCATGACATCCATTAGCACTAAGTCAATGTCTGGATGGTTTTGTAGCATTGTGATGCCTTCTCGACCATTTTCCCCATAGAGAATGTTCACTTGATAGCGTTCTAATACACTGGTGAGGGCGAAAATGTTTCGCATATCGTCATCGACGATCAGAATTTTCTTACCTGCCAGCGTTAAATCTTGTTGCTGCGATCGCTCTAGCATTTCTCGCTGCAACTCTGGTAAATTTGCTTGCACCCGATGCAGGAACAAAGCGGTTTCATCAAGTAAGCGTTCAGGCGATCGCACATCTTTGAGGATGATCGTGTCTGAGATGCGGCGAAGTTCCCGTTCTTCTTGAGCACTTAGCTCTTTTCCAGTGTAAATAATAATCGGTAAGTGTTTTAGCTTAGGGTCTTGCTTCACTTGCTCAATAAAGGCAAATCCGTTTATATCAGGCAATCCTAGATCGAGTACTAGACAATCGAAGTGTCCCGATTTAAGCGCCTCTAAGGCTTCTGTCCCTGTACCAACAGCGGTACTAGCGACATCAGTGTTCCCGATCAGCTCAACAATACTTTGGCGTTGAACGTCGTCATCCTCTACAATCAGCAGATTCTTAACTGAGCGATCGACAAACGCTTTAATGCTGGATAAGGCGTTGAGCAGTACCTCGCTGTTGATCGGCTTTTGCAGGTACGCGATCGCGCCTTGACTTAAACTGCGTTGCAGTCCTTCCTCGACGGACATCACGTGAACCGGAATATGTCGGATATCAGGGTTATGCTTCAATCGATCTAATACCATCCACCCATCGAGAATCGGAAGGCGAATGTCGAGCATAATTGCCGTTGGTTTGAACTGTTGCGCCATTTCCAGACCGACATTGCCACGAGTTGCCACAAGCCCTTTGAAGCCTTGTTGCCTTGCCATATCCAGCAAGATTCGAGCAAAGTTCAAGTCATCTTCGATAATGAGCAGGGTGAAATCGTCTGACTGAATGGTTTCTCGATCATCTTCGATCGCCTGATCAAACATCAATACTGGCTCCGATAGCTCAGTTGTGAGAGCCAGTGGTTGAGATGCGGGTTTAACCAGAACCCTTGATAGTGAGGAAGATGCTGCTGTCGTCGATTCAGATATCAGTGAATGCCAACGTCCACCATCATTTTGAGGGAGATAGAGCGTGAATGTGCTGCCTCGACCGGGTTCGCTCACAAGCCGAATCTCGCCTCCTAACAAACGAGCAATTTCTCGACTAATCGACAAGCCTAAGCCTGTTCCTCCATACTTGCGAGAAGTGGTGCCATCTGCCTGCTGAAAAGCTTCAAAAATGACTTGTTGCTTGTCTGGCGCGATGCCAATTCCTGTATCAGAAACGGCAAAAGCGATCACTCGATCAGCCTGATTTAGCTTGTCTTGATCAGAACTCCAGCCCTCGATCGCTAAGCGAACATTGAGGCTAACTTGACCTTGCTCAGTGAACTTAAAGGCATTGGAGAGTAGGTTCTTTAACACTTGCTGCAACCGTTTGGAGTCAGTGTACAAACTGCGTGGCAACTGCGGATCGAAACTGATCTGAAAATCGAGGTTGCGGTCTTGGGCAACTTGACGAAATGTGCGATCGAGATGATTACGAAGGTCAGTGAATGACATTGGCTCTGGATCGATCGACATCGTACCCGACTCGATTTTTGCCAGATCCAGAATGTCGTTAATCAGTTCGAGCAGGTCGTTTCCAGCGGAATGGATCGTTCGTGCATATTCCACCTGCTTTTCAGTCAGGTTGTGATCGCTGTTGTCAGCAAAGAGCCGCGCCAAAATGAGCAAACTATTCAGTGGGGTTCTCAACTCATGAGACATATTGGCGAGAAACTCAGATTTGTATTTAGAACTTAGAGCAAGCTGTTCGGCTTTTTCTTCTAGCGATCGTCGAGCTTGTTCAATTTCTTGATTTTTGCGTTCAACTTCTTGGTTTTGAACTGCTAACAATTCTGCTTTCTCTTGCAGTTCCTCATTGGTTTGCTGAAGTTGTTCTTGCTGATTCTTGAGTAAGTCTTCAGAGGCTTTCAGAGATTGAGCTTGCTGTTCTAGTCGTTGATTTGTTCCGGTGAGTTCTTTCTGTTGGCTTTGCAGTTCTTCTGCTAGAGATTGGGACTGTTTGAGCAACTCCTCGGTTCGCATACTTGCTGCGATCGTATTGAGAACGATAGCAATGCTCTCGGTCAACTGATCAAAAAAGGTCAAATGAATATCGCTAAATCGCGAGAACGAGGCAAG is drawn from Leptolyngbya sp. NIES-2104 and contains these coding sequences:
- a CDS encoding hybrid sensor histidine kinase/response regulator → MNHQPQNVQLFPASSMKIEPQVNVLLVDDRAENLLALETVLQSLGQNLVKVQSGAAALKYLLHHEVAVILLDVQMPGIDGFETARLIRQRDRYQHTPIIFLTAFADGDDLQSQGYTLGAVDYLYKPINPVILTSKVSVFIDLFKKNLEVQHQAAQLVAKNTEIVRAEAARQQAEEANRLKDEFLMVVSHELRTPLNSILGWSRLLLDRQLDADMTQRALGTIARNAQAQAQLIEDILDISGLMRGKVQLEIRTVDLKAFINATIDAICPQAKAKTIHLSVQLDPTISTIEADSARLRQIVLNLLTNAIKFTPTGGQVNLQVSSDSNGYIKLRISDTGIGIDPEFLPHIFDRFQQADSSSTRAHGGLGLGLAIARQLVELHHGEIHAHSDGCNQGTTFTVQLPITHQYLESCHPEKIVDPLPDATSSAKEPPSLEGVQILLVEDQADN